One window from the genome of Deinococcus yavapaiensis KR-236 encodes:
- a CDS encoding winged helix-turn-helix domain-containing protein has protein sequence MTRPQLEERRLAAVPMLEARRPLPEIAAELGVHRHTVEKWSMKYNHGGPDALKRTVSSGRPPRLTPEQEQQLLDALALGCAHHGFPAEQWTMKRVCVVVERLFGVKYHVDGLRPKMRALGLTPQKPTKRAIERDDEQIETFAKETLPEIKKSRS, from the coding sequence TTGACCCGACCGCAACTCGAAGAACGCCGCCTGGCCGCCGTTCCCATGCTCGAAGCCCGACGCCCCCTACCTGAAATCGCTGCTGAACTCGGCGTGCACCGTCACACCGTCGAGAAGTGGTCCATGAAATACAACCACGGCGGTCCCGACGCCCTCAAGCGCACCGTGTCCAGCGGCCGTCCTCCGCGACTCACCCCCGAGCAAGAACAACAATTGCTCGACGCGCTCGCCTTGGGCTGCGCGCATCACGGCTTCCCGGCCGAGCAGTGGACGATGAAACGCGTGTGCGTCGTCGTCGAGCGTCTGTTCGGCGTCAAGTACCACGTCGACGGCCTTCGACCCAAGATGCGCGCCTTGGGTCTGACCCCGCAGAAACCTACCAAGCGTGCGATCGAACGCGACGACGAGCAGATCGAGACCTTCGCAAAAGAAACGCTGCCGGAGATCAAAAAAAGTCGCTCTTGA
- a CDS encoding IS630 family transposase: protein MRSNATTSRSRPSQKKRCRRSKKVALEGGTLVFVDETGSSLKSTWAPRGKTPIIKTHLKWHSLSIIGAITSDGRVFQNTYPHAIRAVQVVAFLEHLLFFVPGPITVILDRAGIHRAKVVQAFVVAQPRLRVVYLPPYAPELNPVELLWAYVKRNVLANFVAKDLQDLKRRWTQGFALVRRRNLVPAFFQHAPA from the coding sequence GTGCGATCGAACGCGACGACGAGCAGATCGAGACCTTCGCAAAAGAAACGCTGCCGGAGATCAAAAAAAGTCGCTCTTGAGGGCGGCACGCTCGTCTTCGTCGACGAGACGGGCAGCAGCCTCAAGAGCACGTGGGCACCGAGAGGCAAGACGCCGATCATCAAGACGCACCTCAAGTGGCACAGCCTGTCCATCATCGGGGCGATCACGTCGGATGGGCGCGTGTTTCAGAACACGTACCCGCATGCGATTCGAGCCGTGCAAGTCGTGGCGTTCTTGGAGCATCTGCTGTTCTTCGTGCCAGGGCCGATCACGGTGATCTTGGACCGTGCGGGCATTCATCGAGCGAAGGTGGTGCAAGCATTCGTGGTGGCGCAGCCTCGTCTTCGGGTGGTGTACTTGCCGCCGTATGCCCCAGAGCTGAACCCGGTGGAGTTGCTGTGGGCGTACGTCAAGCGGAACGTGCTGGCGAACTTCGTGGCGAAGGACTTGCAGGACCTCAAGCGGCGGTGGACGCAGGGCTTCGCGTTGGTGCGTCGTCGAAACCTCGTGCCTGCCTTCTTCCAGCATGCGCCCGCCTAA
- a CDS encoding IS5 family transposase, with the protein MTRYPSDLTDAEWVILAPLLPLPEHPGRPRKWSLRLILDGIFYSLRTGCAWRYLPDHYPPWQTVFYYFRVWRISGLWEALNAQLREQVREAAGRLAQPSACILDSQTVKTTEQGGVRGYDGGKKIKGRKRHMLVDTQGLLLKVKILAANVTDRLGGELLLPLAKPLFVRLSHLFVDGGYKGKWVEWVKQTLHWTVEVVQRSDANIRAYWLPEGQELTLEQIKTFRGFRDFKVIPRRWVVERTFAWTSRNRRLAKDYERLPETGEALMYAAMVRLMLARLANERNAS; encoded by the coding sequence ATGACACGCTACCCTAGCGACCTCACGGACGCCGAGTGGGTCATCCTCGCACCCCTCCTTCCCCTCCCAGAACACCCCGGACGACCACGTAAGTGGTCCTTGCGCCTCATCCTTGACGGCATCTTCTATTCCTTGCGCACCGGTTGCGCCTGGCGGTACTTACCTGACCACTACCCGCCCTGGCAAACCGTTTTCTACTACTTCCGTGTCTGGCGCATCTCCGGGCTGTGGGAAGCGCTCAACGCGCAACTTCGCGAGCAAGTTCGAGAAGCGGCAGGTCGGCTTGCACAGCCCTCGGCTTGTATCCTCGACAGCCAAACCGTAAAAACCACCGAGCAAGGCGGCGTGCGAGGCTACGACGGCGGGAAGAAAATCAAGGGCCGTAAGCGCCACATGCTTGTCGACACGCAAGGGCTGCTCTTGAAGGTCAAGATCCTGGCGGCCAACGTCACGGACCGACTTGGCGGTGAACTCTTACTTCCGCTCGCCAAGCCGCTCTTCGTCCGGTTGTCACATCTATTCGTGGATGGTGGGTACAAGGGCAAGTGGGTCGAGTGGGTCAAGCAAACGCTGCACTGGACCGTAGAGGTGGTGCAGCGCTCGGATGCCAATATCCGCGCATATTGGTTGCCAGAAGGGCAGGAATTGACGCTCGAGCAGATCAAGACCTTCCGGGGCTTTCGAGACTTCAAGGTCATTCCGAGACGATGGGTGGTGGAGCGGACCTTCGCCTGGACTTCGAGAAATCGCCGATTGGCGAAGGACTACGAGCGCTTACCGGAAACAGGCGAGGCATTGATGTACGCGGCAATGGTCCGCTTGATGCTTGCTCGACTCGCAAACGAGAGAAATGCGTCCTGA
- a CDS encoding aminotransferase class I/II-fold pyridoxal phosphate-dependent enzyme, with the protein MGEHPWSTARRLERYTGGVNMTIDEGTQDRALSGSVASYRRTTGRDLLERWTEHYEWLEARSDFGVEPYSKYTASRIAPITEAYNRRGDLLGGGPAINFASQDYLSLSAHPHVLEAAKTAVDLYGVHSAGSAALMGGTHLTQILERRLAQHLRVTDCTVFPTGWGAGYGVVRTLVSPQDHVVMDAIAHACLQEGARAATKNVHLFSNNSFEEAARVLEHVRSQHPDAGILLVTEGVFSMDSTVPNVKAFQALARQHGATLVVDVAHDLGCLGTHGGGVLELQDMLGEVDVVMGSFSKTFASNGGFVATNHKALKLALRYNCGPLTFTNALSPVQAACVLAALDVVQSDEGHERRERLMHNSLHLREALTSSGFEVMGEPSAIVPVVLGSPAQARLMTREVVSLGFLVNLVEYPAVAKNASRWRLQVMADHEQQHVDALVKALGTVRAALHEQRATSSA; encoded by the coding sequence ATGGGAGAGCATCCCTGGTCGACCGCACGACGACTCGAACGATACACAGGAGGTGTCAACATGACCATTGACGAAGGAACGCAAGACCGCGCGCTGAGTGGAAGTGTCGCGTCTTACCGCCGCACGACGGGACGTGATCTGTTGGAGCGCTGGACCGAGCATTACGAGTGGCTTGAAGCTCGCTCGGACTTCGGTGTGGAGCCGTACTCGAAGTACACGGCCAGCCGAATCGCGCCGATCACCGAGGCTTACAACCGACGCGGTGACCTGCTTGGTGGAGGGCCAGCCATCAACTTCGCGTCTCAAGATTACTTGAGCTTGTCCGCGCATCCTCACGTGCTCGAAGCAGCGAAGACTGCCGTCGATTTGTACGGCGTGCACAGCGCGGGGTCCGCCGCGTTGATGGGGGGAACGCACCTCACGCAAATACTTGAGCGCCGTCTTGCACAGCATTTGAGGGTTACGGACTGCACGGTTTTCCCGACTGGCTGGGGCGCCGGATACGGCGTCGTTCGGACGCTCGTGTCGCCGCAAGATCACGTGGTGATGGACGCGATCGCACACGCGTGTTTGCAGGAAGGCGCGCGCGCAGCAACGAAGAATGTGCACTTGTTCTCGAACAACAGTTTCGAGGAAGCTGCGAGAGTGCTGGAACACGTTCGATCGCAGCATCCGGACGCTGGTATCCTGTTGGTGACGGAAGGCGTGTTCAGCATGGACAGCACCGTACCGAACGTGAAAGCGTTTCAAGCGCTCGCACGGCAGCACGGCGCGACTTTGGTCGTCGACGTCGCCCACGACCTCGGCTGCCTAGGAACGCATGGTGGCGGTGTGTTGGAGTTGCAAGACATGCTCGGCGAGGTGGACGTTGTGATGGGCAGCTTCTCGAAAACCTTCGCATCGAACGGCGGCTTCGTCGCAACGAATCACAAGGCCCTCAAGCTGGCGTTGCGGTACAACTGCGGACCGTTGACCTTCACAAACGCGCTGTCACCCGTTCAAGCGGCGTGTGTGCTTGCAGCGCTCGACGTGGTGCAAAGCGATGAAGGCCACGAGCGTCGTGAGCGCTTGATGCACAACAGTCTGCACTTGAGGGAGGCGTTGACCTCATCTGGCTTCGAAGTGATGGGTGAACCTAGCGCGATCGTGCCGGTTGTCTTGGGTTCACCAGCGCAAGCCCGCCTGATGACCCGAGAAGTGGTGAGCCTAGGCTTCCTCGTGAATCTCGTGGAGTACCCTGCCGTTGCAAAGAACGCCTCGCGATGGCGTCTTCAAGTGATGGCAGATCACGAGCAGCAACACGTCGACGCGCTCGTAAAAGCGCTTGGGACCGTACGTGCTGCTTTGCATGAGCAGAGGGCAACATCCTCCGCTTGA
- a CDS encoding ATP-binding protein, with protein sequence MNLFVLGPPVVQAHPPIHVTSRKALALLIILALDGPRSREELAHLLWPRSRSLALQSLRASLIKLRGALGEHAHLLHVDREHVALQGTYFEVDAHQLDAADEHELLTLWRGPFLHGLRVHDSVEWDDWVNDWNARLLSRFRSRVEELTRHLLRQERFEDAIRLARHNVDLDPLSEPNMALLLNVLVHVGRVNDAQQAAVAFTERFTQELSVPPTLPPLPELPSPTFSARTRSNLEFERTNFIGRDAERATVRAALQHARLVTLHGPGGLGKTRLARTVGHVLADEGSFEFVAFVPVETLQSAVDLPVRMAAALGRTVMSVDNGLEELASVIGHAHVLLILDNFEHLTSEAWIIDDLLGRCPHVRVLVTSRERLSLKAETVVPLLSLAVPNEFTPLDVVQQADAVRLFVDRAKSARFDFTPSEESWTLVRRACELVEGLPLGIELAAAWTSTWPLAFIVQELERDPLSLSHPLRDAPSRHGSLRTSFDVSWRFLQEEERRVLARLSVFHGGFSLEAARQVAEATPEVLAQLTSKALVNFDGAQRYAFHPLVREYARAHLDEQLEERDVVLAAHASYFLGALRNERMSIGGAASPELLTFVRTEEANLLALLTYLQEARQYAALAALAEPLLWHFPASTGPNGFTFALRLAQRLLDALPEDEADAKSARLAVMSSYAWLLLFVGSLKASVCMYEDAVRLARTLGNDEALQRALDGLGQALYRSGRSEEAAVALEDAVRLAQRQEDPYRLFRALNNLMMAAGMSDDFERAASAASHAEALRTNDDVADGMDVVWFLTNEGAVHLLQGRYESALSLWQEGLDVAADTGMTGQRTIMHALRAWAFLERGLRFERAQDLSDAADAAREAEVVARHTGEPFALNLTIMVLARLQLHAGDADGALQNMREALLGCWRSENIMLLVWLLPYLAEALDARGDATAVDLATFLSKSPLAKQHVKERTRTVLERTYRHVNSSKEQRDTSIMTLEEIVTHCLA encoded by the coding sequence GTGAACCTGTTCGTTCTCGGCCCACCAGTCGTGCAAGCGCACCCCCCTATTCACGTTACGTCCCGTAAAGCGCTCGCGCTGCTAATCATCCTCGCTCTTGACGGACCTCGGTCACGAGAAGAACTCGCGCACTTGCTGTGGCCCCGCTCGCGCTCCCTCGCTTTGCAAAGTTTACGTGCCAGCCTCATCAAGCTCCGCGGCGCATTGGGAGAGCACGCGCACCTCCTTCACGTCGACCGTGAACACGTCGCCCTCCAAGGCACGTACTTTGAGGTTGACGCGCATCAACTGGACGCCGCCGACGAGCACGAGTTGCTGACGTTGTGGCGAGGGCCCTTTCTCCACGGGTTACGCGTCCACGACAGCGTCGAATGGGACGACTGGGTGAACGACTGGAACGCACGCCTCTTGTCACGCTTTCGATCGCGCGTCGAGGAACTCACCCGTCACCTTCTCCGTCAAGAGCGCTTCGAGGACGCGATTCGCCTCGCTCGGCATAACGTGGACCTCGACCCGTTGTCCGAACCCAACATGGCGTTGCTCCTCAACGTGCTCGTTCACGTGGGTCGCGTCAACGATGCCCAGCAAGCCGCCGTTGCGTTCACCGAACGCTTCACCCAAGAACTCAGCGTGCCGCCCACCTTGCCTCCCCTTCCGGAACTCCCATCCCCTACCTTTTCCGCGAGGACGCGCAGCAACTTGGAGTTCGAGCGTACGAACTTCATCGGCCGCGACGCAGAGCGAGCAACTGTGCGCGCCGCGTTGCAGCACGCGCGCCTCGTGACGCTGCACGGCCCGGGCGGGCTCGGCAAAACCCGCCTTGCGCGCACAGTCGGTCACGTCCTCGCGGACGAAGGCTCGTTCGAGTTCGTCGCGTTCGTTCCCGTGGAAACCCTGCAGAGTGCCGTCGACCTTCCAGTCCGGATGGCTGCCGCCCTCGGCCGCACCGTGATGAGCGTTGACAACGGTCTCGAGGAGCTTGCCAGCGTTATCGGGCACGCCCATGTGCTCTTAATCCTCGACAATTTCGAGCATCTCACGAGTGAAGCGTGGATCATCGACGATCTGCTCGGTCGTTGCCCACACGTGCGCGTCCTCGTGACGTCCCGCGAGCGCTTAAGCCTCAAAGCGGAAACGGTCGTGCCGCTGCTCTCCCTGGCCGTACCGAACGAGTTCACGCCTCTCGACGTGGTTCAACAAGCGGACGCGGTGCGTCTCTTCGTGGACCGCGCGAAAAGCGCGCGCTTCGACTTCACGCCTTCCGAGGAATCGTGGACGCTCGTGCGACGCGCATGCGAACTCGTCGAAGGCTTGCCGCTTGGCATTGAACTCGCCGCTGCGTGGACGAGCACGTGGCCGCTCGCGTTCATCGTGCAGGAACTGGAACGCGACCCGTTGTCGCTCTCCCACCCCTTGCGGGACGCGCCCAGTCGACACGGAAGCCTCCGGACGTCCTTCGACGTGTCATGGCGCTTCCTACAAGAAGAGGAACGTCGTGTGCTCGCGCGCTTGTCCGTCTTCCACGGCGGCTTCTCGTTGGAGGCCGCCCGTCAAGTGGCAGAGGCCACGCCAGAAGTGCTCGCGCAACTCACAAGCAAAGCCCTCGTGAATTTCGACGGCGCGCAGCGGTACGCATTTCACCCGCTCGTGCGCGAGTACGCGCGGGCGCACCTCGACGAGCAACTGGAGGAGCGCGACGTCGTCCTCGCCGCGCACGCCTCGTACTTTCTCGGCGCGCTGCGCAATGAGCGCATGTCGATCGGTGGGGCGGCCTCACCGGAGTTGCTGACGTTCGTGCGGACCGAGGAAGCGAACTTGCTCGCGCTCCTGACCTACTTGCAGGAAGCGCGGCAGTATGCGGCGCTCGCAGCGCTCGCCGAGCCGCTACTGTGGCACTTCCCGGCGTCGACCGGACCGAACGGCTTCACGTTCGCGTTGCGGCTCGCGCAGCGCCTACTCGACGCGCTGCCCGAAGACGAAGCGGACGCAAAATCGGCGCGGTTGGCTGTCATGTCAAGTTACGCGTGGCTGCTGCTGTTCGTAGGAAGCTTGAAGGCATCCGTCTGTATGTACGAAGACGCCGTGCGTTTGGCAAGAACGCTTGGTAACGACGAGGCGTTACAACGCGCGCTTGATGGTCTCGGGCAGGCGTTGTACCGATCGGGGCGGTCCGAAGAAGCGGCCGTGGCGTTGGAGGACGCAGTTCGCCTCGCACAAAGGCAGGAGGATCCGTACCGCTTGTTTCGCGCGTTGAACAACTTGATGATGGCCGCCGGGATGTCCGATGACTTTGAACGCGCGGCGTCCGCCGCCTCGCACGCGGAAGCGTTGCGAACGAACGATGACGTTGCCGACGGCATGGACGTCGTATGGTTCCTGACGAACGAGGGCGCCGTGCACTTGCTGCAAGGGCGCTACGAGTCCGCGCTGTCGTTATGGCAAGAAGGCCTCGACGTGGCAGCGGACACGGGCATGACCGGTCAACGCACGATTATGCACGCCTTGCGCGCGTGGGCGTTCTTGGAACGTGGCTTGCGCTTCGAACGAGCGCAAGACTTGAGCGACGCGGCCGACGCGGCGCGTGAAGCGGAGGTCGTGGCGCGTCACACGGGGGAGCCATTCGCGCTCAATTTGACCATCATGGTGCTGGCACGCTTGCAACTGCACGCGGGTGATGCGGATGGAGCGCTTCAAAACATGCGCGAGGCGCTGCTCGGGTGTTGGCGCAGCGAGAACATTATGCTGCTGGTATGGCTACTGCCTTACTTGGCGGAAGCACTTGACGCGCGTGGCGATGCGACGGCTGTTGATCTGGCCACATTTCTTAGCAAATCACCGCTCGCGAAACAGCATGTCAAGGAGCGAACACGAACGGTACTTGAACGCACCTATCGACACGTGAACTCTTCGAAGGAGCAGCGTGACACTTCCATAATGACGCTTGAGGAAATCGTTACGCATTGCCTGGCTTGA
- a CDS encoding type I CRISPR-associated protein Cas7, producing MTLTSSSTLPFEDALRPGSPLLDPGKRHDFVLVFQVKDGNPNGDPDAANRPRMDARTGLGRVTDASVKRKVRDFVKLVKQDADRYRIFIERDAPLNATLRRNYEANGLMATQEADQVVTDAQLNALTELVEELPPAFSLDEDTRKLTYDGSLDSEELKALWSDLKGKATRDTLDLLKNLVKRVGKSSKNRESEEKAREHMLQQYFDVRMFGATMDTGSHKAGKVKGALQIHMGNSVHPIEAVSDSLARVVVTKEEDAHKRTTFGERWSVPYGAYVVTGQYSPHSDAAPFVTEDDLSLFWTALVRMYDNHRSHSTGTTSTLRVVVFTHDDPLGNAPSFLLHESVRVEARTETPRSRRDIEIRHPEPGAWRRGITVTVFDPAS from the coding sequence ATGACCCTGACTTCCAGCTCCACGTTGCCGTTCGAGGACGCCCTTCGTCCTGGTAGCCCACTTCTCGATCCTGGCAAGCGGCACGACTTCGTCCTCGTCTTCCAAGTAAAGGACGGCAATCCGAACGGTGACCCTGATGCCGCCAACCGCCCTCGCATGGACGCGCGGACTGGGTTGGGGCGCGTCACGGATGCCAGTGTCAAGCGGAAGGTGCGGGACTTCGTCAAGCTCGTCAAACAGGATGCCGACAGGTACAGGATTTTCATCGAAAGGGACGCCCCTCTCAACGCGACGCTCCGACGGAATTACGAAGCCAACGGTCTCATGGCCACGCAAGAAGCCGATCAAGTCGTCACCGACGCTCAATTGAACGCACTGACCGAGCTCGTCGAGGAGCTTCCACCTGCATTTAGCCTCGACGAGGACACCCGGAAGCTCACGTATGACGGCTCGCTGGACTCAGAGGAATTGAAGGCATTGTGGTCTGATTTAAAGGGGAAGGCGACGCGTGACACGCTCGACTTGTTGAAGAACCTCGTCAAGCGGGTCGGGAAGAGCAGCAAGAACCGCGAGAGCGAGGAGAAAGCGCGCGAGCACATGCTGCAGCAGTACTTCGACGTACGGATGTTCGGGGCCACCATGGACACGGGAAGTCACAAGGCCGGCAAGGTCAAAGGCGCCCTACAAATCCACATGGGGAACAGTGTTCATCCGATTGAAGCCGTATCCGACAGTTTGGCGCGCGTAGTGGTGACGAAAGAAGAAGACGCTCATAAGCGCACCACGTTCGGGGAACGCTGGAGCGTTCCCTACGGGGCCTACGTCGTAACCGGTCAGTATTCACCTCATAGTGACGCCGCGCCGTTCGTCACAGAGGATGACCTGTCCCTCTTTTGGACCGCCCTCGTGCGAATGTACGACAACCACCGCTCGCACTCGACGGGCACCACAAGTACCCTTCGCGTCGTTGTCTTTACACACGACGACCCACTCGGGAACGCCCCCTCCTTCCTCTTGCACGAAAGTGTTCGAGTCGAAGCGCGAACCGAAACGCCACGAAGCAGAAGGGACATTGAAATTCGTCATCCAGAACCGGGAGCATGGCGGCGCGGCATTACAGTCACCGTGTTTGATCCGGCAAGCTAG
- a CDS encoding type I-C CRISPR-associated protein Cas8c/Csd1 translates to MTMFAELLEYYARNVAGQDVAGYQLGRPDIIAHIENDELRLPLIAADETIRPVLFPKLAASRTNRSVAALACDTAEYSLGIPRDAKSPDRHRAFLESLEQAVRDTNHPALTSLLTALRKLETPPELPQGRKAQQMLVFLVDGNHVHDDPALQAYWQQTLQTNARQLPDAVTGQNAPFTQRLPATTKIRGVPGARGNGKRESPLLASANEKAFDSYGLENSFGTGLSTVTAERLAKAIQGLLDDTKHRVYLRNASFVYWTNEADELSLEEDLFAPSPEHARQLLAAPISGHHPPTLDAAVFQGLLLASNTGRLIVRGRVQEHLPVIQARVRTFLRRTTVPYAGTTITYGIRGMLESATHQPSPATGRKSSQGKEIKGSKLPPHMDEDLLSHVLQNTLLSASLPIFISTRAKTPKHITPGLAALAQLTLFATHVLSEGDAMTEPPSPADLAYRTGQLLAVAEYAQRRALGKVGTTVADRMFGLAAQNPAQAIGLIVTATRPHLAKLRRTSPGLAYTLSRRIAELTAELTPDNVPSALSPEQKTAFVLGYYKETHSSGGIK, encoded by the coding sequence ATGACCATGTTCGCTGAACTCCTCGAGTACTACGCGCGGAACGTGGCCGGACAAGACGTGGCTGGCTACCAGCTCGGGCGTCCTGACATCATCGCGCACATCGAAAACGACGAACTTCGCCTTCCCCTGATCGCAGCCGACGAGACGATTCGACCCGTGCTCTTCCCCAAGTTGGCAGCGTCAAGGACAAACCGATCCGTAGCCGCCTTAGCCTGTGATACCGCCGAGTACTCGCTGGGCATTCCACGGGATGCGAAGTCCCCGGACCGGCACCGAGCGTTCCTCGAAAGCCTCGAGCAAGCCGTGCGGGACACGAACCACCCCGCGTTGACCAGTCTCCTCACGGCCCTTCGAAAATTGGAGACGCCGCCGGAACTCCCACAGGGTAGGAAGGCGCAGCAGATGCTGGTGTTCCTGGTTGATGGAAACCACGTGCATGACGACCCCGCGTTGCAAGCGTACTGGCAGCAGACCTTGCAAACGAACGCGCGTCAATTGCCGGACGCCGTGACCGGACAAAACGCCCCCTTCACGCAACGACTTCCAGCGACAACCAAAATACGAGGCGTCCCAGGTGCTCGAGGGAACGGCAAGCGTGAGTCGCCCTTGCTGGCCAGTGCGAACGAGAAAGCTTTCGACTCGTATGGCCTCGAGAACTCCTTCGGAACTGGCTTGAGCACTGTCACGGCCGAACGCCTCGCGAAAGCCATTCAAGGTCTCCTCGACGACACCAAACACCGCGTCTACCTTCGGAATGCGTCCTTCGTTTACTGGACGAACGAGGCCGACGAGCTCTCCCTCGAGGAAGACTTGTTCGCCCCATCCCCGGAGCATGCCCGCCAACTCCTCGCCGCGCCCATCTCCGGGCACCACCCGCCCACCCTGGACGCGGCGGTCTTCCAAGGGCTCTTGTTGGCCAGCAACACGGGTCGCTTGATCGTACGAGGCCGAGTGCAAGAGCATCTTCCCGTGATTCAAGCTCGTGTGCGAACCTTCCTCCGCCGGACAACCGTGCCGTACGCGGGCACCACGATCACGTACGGAATCCGCGGCATGCTCGAGTCCGCCACGCACCAGCCTTCACCTGCCACGGGAAGAAAGTCGTCGCAAGGAAAAGAAATCAAAGGAAGCAAGCTTCCACCACATATGGACGAAGACTTGCTGTCCCACGTCCTGCAAAACACCTTGCTTTCTGCGAGCCTTCCAATCTTCATCTCGACTCGCGCGAAAACTCCGAAGCACATCACGCCGGGCCTCGCGGCCCTCGCTCAACTCACCTTGTTCGCGACCCACGTTCTTTCAGAAGGAGACGCCATGACCGAACCTCCATCCCCTGCGGATCTCGCGTACCGAACAGGGCAACTGCTCGCAGTCGCCGAGTACGCGCAACGGCGAGCCCTCGGCAAGGTAGGCACCACCGTCGCGGACCGCATGTTCGGACTGGCCGCGCAAAACCCAGCGCAAGCCATCGGTTTGATCGTGACGGCCACGCGTCCCCACCTCGCTAAACTGCGCCGCACTTCGCCTGGGCTCGCTTATACCCTGTCACGACGGATTGCCGAGCTTACCGCCGAGTTGACGCCGGACAACGTACCGAGTGCGCTTTCACCAGAGCAGAAGACGGCTTTCGTCCTCGGGTACTACAAGGAAACTCATTCCTCAGGAGGAATCAAATGA
- the cas5c gene encoding type I-C CRISPR-associated protein Cas5c: protein MNLVHVKVWGPLACFTRPELKVERVTYDVMTPSAAHNLLKAIFWKPEFDYQITEIHVLNPIEYVSITRNEIKDRQTPRQSYIAASERRTQRTTLALKDVAYVIKARIHLESHATAPVQKYTGMFMDRVERGRNFHSPYLGLREFHAYFTRPTGSERPIDVTRDLGMMLLRLNYQEDERGPFTFTRHGSDGARTVKGRAVPEYFGAHLDNGILRVPGHDHVR, encoded by the coding sequence ATGAATCTCGTTCACGTGAAAGTCTGGGGTCCCCTGGCGTGTTTCACTCGCCCCGAATTGAAGGTGGAACGCGTCACGTATGACGTGATGACTCCGTCGGCCGCCCACAACCTTCTCAAAGCCATCTTCTGGAAGCCCGAGTTCGACTACCAAATCACGGAAATTCACGTTCTCAACCCGATCGAGTACGTCAGCATCACCCGCAACGAAATCAAAGACCGGCAGACGCCACGGCAGTCGTACATCGCCGCGAGCGAACGGCGCACACAACGCACGACCCTCGCGCTCAAGGACGTAGCGTACGTCATCAAAGCTCGGATTCACCTTGAATCCCACGCGACCGCGCCCGTGCAGAAGTACACGGGGATGTTCATGGATCGCGTGGAACGTGGCCGCAACTTCCACAGTCCATACCTCGGTCTGCGCGAGTTCCACGCATACTTCACTCGACCCACCGGCAGCGAACGCCCCATTGACGTCACCCGCGACCTAGGGATGATGCTGCTGCGACTCAATTACCAAGAAGACGAGCGGGGACCGTTTACCTTCACGCGTCACGGAAGTGATGGCGCGCGAACAGTGAAAGGCCGTGCCGTACCCGAGTACTTCGGAGCGCACCTCGACAACGGAATCCTCCGCGTACCGGGGCATGACCATGTTCGCTGA